One genomic window of Branchiostoma lanceolatum isolate klBraLanc5 chromosome 5, klBraLanc5.hap2, whole genome shotgun sequence includes the following:
- the LOC136435769 gene encoding cytosolic beta-glucosidase-like isoform X2, which translates to MSLLPGSSAQPAKQCTVHGHSAGHLKMKWLVLLALLFWTAGLCSATPTPCWLQGADESACAGMMLTRATASPQTTPSPYRLSADYDKEHHRFNVRVAGDQFRSVLLQARRPGSTEPVGTFLPPSQHSGLKRITCSSQGDTITNRRPLRTNEVRLTWEMPEGERKLGEIYFVATVVRQCNRYWVGVQSESVAELTRFIFWPGSVPEGYLWSTATASYQIEGAWNRAGKGESMWDHYAHSLGAYEGDEATKSYDYFARDVETIDELGLNAYRFSISWARILPDGTVAGGINQDGIDYYNNLINELLINGMTPYVTLYHWDGPQALDAKYGIWLSDSIVEDYNDYARVCFQAFGDRVKHWVTFNEPWSFVVAGYGIAGAPPGVWDHDRTEMYKAAHNVIRAHARAWHTYDEEFRADQQGSLGIVFGALWSEPKDPNNPQDVLGAHLYQQFVVGWYANPIFGNGNYPQEMIDIIAASSQQEGRSVSRLPVFTEEEILYNRGTSDFVGLNQYSARLIYATDDTSDVDETGWFNWMSVMVPDLKGYKETVDPRWPTGEMIFLRVTPWAVRRQLDYFRRTYQYDGTFYLTETGISEATFHPPKFDDVWRQCYYMLYTNEVVKAIELDGIDHQGFFAWTLMDNVEWASGIHEHFGLFYTNFTDPKRTRTPKASVGTYREITTNNGFPHGAAHTETAQDLWEWCLTHEPYEGARSQAAAHRTTADPTVDYFLPGVRVGAAYRDKIFKNNNNNNNNNNNDNV; encoded by the exons GTAGCAGTGCACAACCAGCAAAGCAGTGTACTGTCCACGGTCATTCAGCTGGACATCTGAAG ATGAAGTGGCTTGTTCTACTCGCATTGCTGTTCTGGACGGCCGGACTGTGCTCCGCCACACCGACACCCTGCTGGCTTCAGGGCGCGGACGAGTCGGCCTGTGCGGGGATGATGCTCACACGAGCTACGGCCAGCCCGCAGACGACACCGAGCCCGTACCGCTTATCTGCGGACTACGACAAGGAACACCACAGGTTTAATG TCCGTGTGGCAGGGGACCAGTTCCGGTCCGTCCTTCTGCAGGCCCGGCGACCCGGCAGTACGGAGCCGGTCGGCACCTTCCTCCCGCCGTCACAG CATTCCGGTCTCAAACGTATCACGTGCAGTTCTCAGGGCGACACCATCACCAATCGCAGGCCTCTGCGAACTAACGAGGTTAGGCTGACGTGGGAGATGCCAGAGGGGGAGAGGAAGCTGGGCGAGATCTACTTTGT GGCGACGGTTGTGAGACAGTGCAACAGGTACTGGGTGGGCGTCCAGTCCGAGTCAGTGGCGGAGCTCA CCCGCTTCATTTTCTGGCCTGGATCTGTGCCTGAAGGGTACCTCTGGTCGACTGCTACAGCGTCATACCAG ATTGAGGGAGCCTGGAACCGTGCGGGGAAAGGAGAGTCGATGTGGGACCATTATGCACATAGCTTGGGGGCCTATGAAGGAGACGAAGCCACCAAGAGCTACGACTAT TTCGCCCGAGACGTTGAGACCATTGACGAGCTGGGTCTGAACGCCTACCGCTTCTCCATCTCCTGGGCCCGGATCCTCCCAGACGGCACTGTGGCGGGCGGCATCAACCAAGACGGCATCGACTACTACAACAACCTCATCAACGAGCTTCTCATCAACGGCATGACGCCGTACGTCACTCTGTACCACTGGGACGGGCCGCAGGCACTGGAT gCAAAATACGGGATCTGGCTTAGTGATTCTATTGTCGAGGACTACAACGACTACGCCCGCGTGTGCTTCCAAGCCTTCGGAGACCGGGTCAAGCATTGGGTGACTTTCAACGAGCCATGGTCTTTCGTGGTTGCAGGGTACGGGATCGCCGGGGCTCCTCCCGGGGTATGGGACCATGATAGGACTGAAATG TACAAGGCAGCCCACAACGTCATTCGCGCGCACGCCCGCGCCTGGCACACGTACGATGAGGAGTTCCGGGCCGACCAACAGGGGTCTTTGGGTATCGTCTTCGGGGCCCTGTGGAGTGAACCCAAGGACCCCAACAACCCGCAGGATGTTCTCGGCGCTCATCTCTATCAACAGTTCGTCGTGGGCTGGTATGCAAACCCGATCTTCGGCAACGGCAACTACCCACAGGAGATGATAGACATCATTGCAGCCAGCAGTCAGCAGGAG GGACGGTCTGTGTCTCGTCTCCCTGTCTTCACGGAGGAGGAGATTCTCTACAACCGCGGCACATCTGACTTCGTGGGGCTGAACCAGTACTCGGCTCGCCTCATCTACGCTACTGACGACACTAGCGACGTGGACGAAACTGGCTGGTTCAACTGGATGTCCGTGATGGTCCCTGATCTGAAAGGCTACAAAGAGACCGTTGACCCACGCTGGCCGACAG GTGAGATGATATTCCTGCGGGTAACACCTTGGGCTGTCCGCCGACAACTGGACTACTTCAGGCGCACGTACCAGTACGACGGGACGTTCTACCTGACGGAGACAGGCATCTCGGAGGCAACGTTTCATCCACCCAAGTTTGACGACGTCTGGAGGCAGTGCTACTACATGTTGTACACAAACGAAGTGGTGAAAG CTATCGAACTGGACGGGATCGACCATCAAGGATTCTTCGCCTGGACGCTGATGGACAATGTGGAATGGGCTTCTGGGATACATGAGCATTTTGGACTGTTCTACACCAACTTCACCGATCCAAAACGCACTCGGACTCCGAAGGC CTCCGTGGGAACGTACCGGGAGATCACGACTAACAACGGCTTCCCTCACGGCGCCGCCCACACGGAGACCGCCCAGGACCTGTGGGAGTGGTGCCTGACCCACGAGCCTTATGAGGGGGCGAGGTCTCAGGCGGCTGCCCACAG AACCACGGCTGACCCAACAGTCGACTACTTCCTGCCAGGGGTCCGTGTCGGAGCTGCGTACCGTGACAAGAtcttcaaaaacaacaacaacaacaacaacaacaacaataacgaCAACGTGTGA
- the LOC136435769 gene encoding cytosolic beta-glucosidase-like isoform X1: protein MKWLVLLALLFWTAGLCSATPTPCWLQGADESACAGMMLTRATASPQTTPSPYRLSADYDKEHHRFNVRVAGDQFRSVLLQARRPGSTEPVGTFLPPSQHSGLKRITCSSQGDTITNRRPLRTNEVRLTWEMPEGERKLGEIYFVATVVRQCNRYWVGVQSESVAELTRFIFWPGSVPEGYLWSTATASYQIEGAWNRAGKGESMWDHYAHSLGAYEGDEATKSYDYFARDVETIDELGLNAYRFSISWARILPDGTVAGGINQDGIDYYNNLINELLINGMTPYVTLYHWDGPQALDAKYGIWLSDSIVEDYNDYARVCFQAFGDRVKHWVTFNEPWSFVVAGYGIAGAPPGVWDHDRTEMYKAAHNVIRAHARAWHTYDEEFRADQQGSLGIVFGALWSEPKDPNNPQDVLGAHLYQQFVVGWYANPIFGNGNYPQEMIDIIAASSQQEGRSVSRLPVFTEEEILYNRGTSDFVGLNQYSARLIYATDDTSDVDETGWFNWMSVMVPDLKGYKETVDPRWPTGEMIFLRVTPWAVRRQLDYFRRTYQYDGTFYLTETGISEATFHPPKFDDVWRQCYYMLYTNEVVKAIELDGIDHQGFFAWTLMDNVEWASGIHEHFGLFYTNFTDPKRTRTPKASVGTYREITTNNGFPHGAAHTETAQDLWEWCLTHEPYEGARSQAAAHRTTADPTVDYFLPGVRVGAAYRDKIFKNNNNNNNNNNNDNV, encoded by the exons ATGAAGTGGCTTGTTCTACTCGCATTGCTGTTCTGGACGGCCGGACTGTGCTCCGCCACACCGACACCCTGCTGGCTTCAGGGCGCGGACGAGTCGGCCTGTGCGGGGATGATGCTCACACGAGCTACGGCCAGCCCGCAGACGACACCGAGCCCGTACCGCTTATCTGCGGACTACGACAAGGAACACCACAGGTTTAATG TCCGTGTGGCAGGGGACCAGTTCCGGTCCGTCCTTCTGCAGGCCCGGCGACCCGGCAGTACGGAGCCGGTCGGCACCTTCCTCCCGCCGTCACAG CATTCCGGTCTCAAACGTATCACGTGCAGTTCTCAGGGCGACACCATCACCAATCGCAGGCCTCTGCGAACTAACGAGGTTAGGCTGACGTGGGAGATGCCAGAGGGGGAGAGGAAGCTGGGCGAGATCTACTTTGT GGCGACGGTTGTGAGACAGTGCAACAGGTACTGGGTGGGCGTCCAGTCCGAGTCAGTGGCGGAGCTCA CCCGCTTCATTTTCTGGCCTGGATCTGTGCCTGAAGGGTACCTCTGGTCGACTGCTACAGCGTCATACCAG ATTGAGGGAGCCTGGAACCGTGCGGGGAAAGGAGAGTCGATGTGGGACCATTATGCACATAGCTTGGGGGCCTATGAAGGAGACGAAGCCACCAAGAGCTACGACTAT TTCGCCCGAGACGTTGAGACCATTGACGAGCTGGGTCTGAACGCCTACCGCTTCTCCATCTCCTGGGCCCGGATCCTCCCAGACGGCACTGTGGCGGGCGGCATCAACCAAGACGGCATCGACTACTACAACAACCTCATCAACGAGCTTCTCATCAACGGCATGACGCCGTACGTCACTCTGTACCACTGGGACGGGCCGCAGGCACTGGAT gCAAAATACGGGATCTGGCTTAGTGATTCTATTGTCGAGGACTACAACGACTACGCCCGCGTGTGCTTCCAAGCCTTCGGAGACCGGGTCAAGCATTGGGTGACTTTCAACGAGCCATGGTCTTTCGTGGTTGCAGGGTACGGGATCGCCGGGGCTCCTCCCGGGGTATGGGACCATGATAGGACTGAAATG TACAAGGCAGCCCACAACGTCATTCGCGCGCACGCCCGCGCCTGGCACACGTACGATGAGGAGTTCCGGGCCGACCAACAGGGGTCTTTGGGTATCGTCTTCGGGGCCCTGTGGAGTGAACCCAAGGACCCCAACAACCCGCAGGATGTTCTCGGCGCTCATCTCTATCAACAGTTCGTCGTGGGCTGGTATGCAAACCCGATCTTCGGCAACGGCAACTACCCACAGGAGATGATAGACATCATTGCAGCCAGCAGTCAGCAGGAG GGACGGTCTGTGTCTCGTCTCCCTGTCTTCACGGAGGAGGAGATTCTCTACAACCGCGGCACATCTGACTTCGTGGGGCTGAACCAGTACTCGGCTCGCCTCATCTACGCTACTGACGACACTAGCGACGTGGACGAAACTGGCTGGTTCAACTGGATGTCCGTGATGGTCCCTGATCTGAAAGGCTACAAAGAGACCGTTGACCCACGCTGGCCGACAG GTGAGATGATATTCCTGCGGGTAACACCTTGGGCTGTCCGCCGACAACTGGACTACTTCAGGCGCACGTACCAGTACGACGGGACGTTCTACCTGACGGAGACAGGCATCTCGGAGGCAACGTTTCATCCACCCAAGTTTGACGACGTCTGGAGGCAGTGCTACTACATGTTGTACACAAACGAAGTGGTGAAAG CTATCGAACTGGACGGGATCGACCATCAAGGATTCTTCGCCTGGACGCTGATGGACAATGTGGAATGGGCTTCTGGGATACATGAGCATTTTGGACTGTTCTACACCAACTTCACCGATCCAAAACGCACTCGGACTCCGAAGGC CTCCGTGGGAACGTACCGGGAGATCACGACTAACAACGGCTTCCCTCACGGCGCCGCCCACACGGAGACCGCCCAGGACCTGTGGGAGTGGTGCCTGACCCACGAGCCTTATGAGGGGGCGAGGTCTCAGGCGGCTGCCCACAG AACCACGGCTGACCCAACAGTCGACTACTTCCTGCCAGGGGTCCGTGTCGGAGCTGCGTACCGTGACAAGAtcttcaaaaacaacaacaacaacaacaacaacaacaataacgaCAACGTGTGA